In Ilumatobacter fluminis, the following proteins share a genomic window:
- a CDS encoding DNA polymerase Y family protein — protein sequence MSTASTRAVPTRMVAVWCPDWPVVAAHADPERPSVVLHANRVVAANPPAREVGVQVGHRRRQAQSICPELDLFEHDPDRDAREFEPVVRLVADMAPRLEIVEPGLIAVAARGPSRYFGGDRSLADQLVERVGPIAPVAVGIADGRSAATIAARVASRRAERTVVVEPDAGPEFVARLPVSWLAGLGEITPDLVDLFVRMGLRTLGHVAELDPGDVFARFGDEGRRAHRVASGADDRALATTDPPPEWWAEHPFDDPIHQLDTVVFVAKRLADQLAGGLAADGRVCTRLVVVAESEHGERSERAWYRDRGMSATSMVERVRWQLDGWVSQPGAITGGIVLVRLIPDEVRSDDGVQSRLWGERSQADLDAGRAVARLTGLAGDDQVRVPVWNGGRLPDERYRWEPASSIDVEELADRARPSGGPWPGALPAPSPTVVYAEPVEVVVAGASGAPVRVSGRGDVSEAPAVLVAGHARHAVRAWVGPWPVEQRWWSDRARRLARFQLVTEHGVAHLVALEQQRWVLLATYG from the coding sequence ATGTCCACCGCGTCGACCCGAGCGGTGCCGACCCGGATGGTCGCCGTCTGGTGCCCCGATTGGCCGGTCGTCGCCGCGCACGCCGACCCGGAACGGCCGTCGGTGGTGCTGCACGCCAACCGGGTCGTCGCCGCCAATCCACCGGCCCGCGAGGTCGGGGTGCAGGTCGGCCACCGCCGCCGGCAGGCCCAGTCGATCTGCCCCGAACTCGACCTGTTCGAGCACGACCCCGATCGTGACGCACGCGAGTTCGAGCCGGTCGTCCGCCTGGTCGCTGACATGGCGCCTCGGCTCGAGATCGTCGAACCCGGCCTGATCGCCGTCGCCGCCCGCGGCCCGTCGCGCTACTTCGGCGGCGACCGCTCACTCGCCGATCAGCTCGTCGAACGGGTCGGCCCGATCGCCCCGGTCGCCGTCGGGATCGCCGACGGTCGTTCGGCCGCCACGATCGCCGCCCGTGTCGCGTCGCGGCGCGCCGAGCGGACCGTCGTCGTCGAGCCGGACGCCGGCCCCGAGTTCGTCGCCCGATTGCCCGTGTCGTGGCTCGCCGGCCTCGGAGAGATCACCCCCGACCTCGTCGACCTGTTCGTCCGGATGGGGCTCCGCACCCTCGGGCACGTCGCCGAACTCGACCCCGGCGACGTGTTCGCCCGCTTCGGTGACGAGGGCCGTCGCGCCCACCGGGTCGCCAGCGGTGCCGACGATCGGGCGCTGGCCACGACCGACCCGCCACCCGAATGGTGGGCCGAACACCCCTTCGACGACCCGATCCACCAGCTCGACACGGTCGTCTTCGTCGCCAAGCGGTTGGCCGACCAGTTGGCCGGGGGGTTGGCCGCCGACGGTCGGGTGTGCACCCGACTCGTCGTGGTCGCCGAGTCCGAACACGGGGAGCGGTCCGAGCGGGCCTGGTACCGCGACCGGGGGATGTCGGCGACGTCGATGGTCGAGCGCGTCCGGTGGCAGCTCGACGGGTGGGTGTCGCAACCCGGTGCCATCACCGGTGGCATCGTGCTCGTCCGCCTGATCCCCGACGAGGTCCGCAGCGACGACGGGGTCCAGTCGCGGTTGTGGGGTGAACGGTCGCAGGCCGACCTCGACGCCGGCCGTGCCGTGGCTCGCCTCACCGGCCTCGCCGGTGACGACCAGGTGCGCGTGCCGGTGTGGAACGGCGGGCGCCTGCCCGACGAGCGCTACCGGTGGGAGCCCGCATCGTCGATCGACGTCGAGGAGCTGGCCGACCGGGCACGGCCGTCGGGTGGTCCGTGGCCGGGCGCCCTTCCGGCGCCGTCACCGACCGTCGTGTACGCCGAGCCGGTCGAGGTGGTCGTCGCCGGAGCGAGCGGAGCGCCGGTGCGGGTGTCGGGGCGTGGTGACGTGAGCGAGGCACCTGCCGTGCTCGTCGCCGGACACGCTCGCCACGCCGTGCGGGCGTGGGTCGGGCCCTGGCCGGTCGAGCAGCGATGGTGGTCCGATCGGGCGCGTCGTCTGGCGCGATTCCAGCTCGTCACCGAACACGGGGTGGCGCACCTCGTCGCGCTCGAACAGCAGCGCTGGGTGCTGTTGGCGACGTACGGGTGA
- a CDS encoding TrkH family potassium uptake protein, whose protein sequence is MVIRRALGAIRNPAQLVLAAFVTLILVGTALLSLPFAWDDDSSHRFVDALFWSTSASTVTGLGTTDMSGFSLFGELVLLGLIQLGGFGIMTIGSVFALVASRRIGLRQRMLAQAEIGAVDIGELRSLIGAIAKITVGVELGIATILFVRFVAHDDIGVARAAYSGLFHGVSAFNNAGISLYSDSLVQFADDPFVVFPITFAFIIGGFGFPVLVEFGRRIKPRRWSLHTRITVAATAVLLVAGPFLVLVLEWTNVDTLGPMGIWDKLQAAWFQGVTPRTAGFNTIDIGAMHDETLNIMTCLMFIGAGPASTSGGIKVTTFAVLGFAMWSEVRGDSDINIFRRRLPVGISRQAMTIALLSLTIVFTTAVILDTISPFSFTQTSFEAASAFGTVGLSTGITGALPTFGQLVLVVVMLAGRIGPTTFVMALALRQRQRAYAFPEERPIIG, encoded by the coding sequence GTGGTCATCCGGCGAGCACTCGGTGCGATCCGCAACCCGGCACAGCTCGTCCTCGCCGCTTTCGTCACCCTGATCCTCGTCGGGACGGCCCTGCTGTCGTTGCCGTTCGCCTGGGACGACGACTCGTCCCATCGGTTCGTCGACGCATTGTTCTGGTCGACCTCGGCGTCGACGGTCACCGGGCTCGGCACGACCGACATGTCGGGGTTCTCGCTGTTCGGAGAACTCGTGCTCCTCGGCCTGATCCAGCTCGGCGGCTTCGGCATCATGACGATCGGCTCGGTGTTCGCCCTCGTCGCCTCACGGCGGATCGGGCTCCGCCAGCGGATGCTCGCCCAGGCCGAGATCGGGGCGGTCGACATCGGCGAGCTCCGCAGCCTGATCGGGGCGATCGCCAAGATCACCGTCGGGGTCGAACTCGGCATCGCCACGATCCTGTTCGTCCGGTTCGTCGCCCACGACGACATCGGCGTCGCACGAGCGGCCTACAGCGGCCTCTTCCACGGCGTGTCGGCGTTCAACAACGCCGGCATCTCCCTCTACTCCGACAGCCTGGTGCAGTTCGCCGACGACCCGTTCGTGGTGTTCCCGATCACGTTCGCGTTCATCATCGGCGGATTCGGCTTCCCGGTCCTCGTCGAGTTCGGCCGCCGGATCAAGCCCCGGCGGTGGAGTCTCCACACCCGCATCACCGTCGCGGCCACCGCCGTGCTGCTCGTCGCCGGACCGTTCCTCGTGCTCGTGCTCGAATGGACCAACGTCGACACGCTCGGTCCGATGGGGATCTGGGACAAGCTGCAGGCCGCCTGGTTCCAGGGCGTCACGCCGCGCACCGCCGGCTTCAACACGATCGACATCGGCGCGATGCACGACGAGACCCTCAACATCATGACGTGCCTGATGTTCATCGGCGCCGGGCCGGCGTCGACCAGCGGCGGCATCAAGGTCACCACCTTCGCCGTGCTCGGTTTCGCGATGTGGTCGGAGGTGCGCGGCGACAGCGACATCAACATCTTCCGCCGTCGACTCCCGGTCGGGATCTCGCGTCAGGCGATGACGATCGCACTGCTGTCGCTCACGATCGTGTTCACGACCGCCGTCATCCTCGACACGATCTCGCCGTTCAGCTTCACCCAGACGTCGTTCGAGGCGGCGTCGGCGTTCGGCACGGTCGGGCTCTCGACCGGGATCACCGGTGCACTCCCGACGTTCGGCCAACTGGTGCTGGTCGTCGTCATGCTCGCCGGCCGGATCGGACCCACCACGTTCGTGATGGCGCTCGCACTCCGTCAGCGGCAGCGGGCGTACGCTTTCCCCGAGGAACGCCCGATCATCGGGTGA
- a CDS encoding potassium channel family protein — protein MPDKIINTMLGGLTHERVRHEGEIIVIGLGRFGSALATTLIELGYEVLGVDSNPEIVQNQSGNLTHVVQADTTNVRALRQIGAADAVTAVVCIGTGIEASVLTTAALADLGVKNIWAKAITEPHGHILRRVGAHNVVFPEADMGQRVAHLVTGQLLEFLALDEDFVIGELAAPDELIGVPLGNTNLRAQYKVTVVCVKPAGGQFTYADRDTVLSKSDLIVIAGHRADVERFSERD, from the coding sequence ATGCCCGACAAGATCATCAACACCATGCTGGGTGGGCTGACCCACGAGCGGGTCCGCCACGAGGGCGAGATCATCGTGATCGGTCTGGGCCGGTTCGGGTCGGCCCTGGCGACCACCCTCATCGAGCTCGGTTACGAGGTGCTCGGCGTCGACTCGAATCCGGAGATCGTCCAGAACCAGTCGGGCAACCTGACCCACGTCGTGCAGGCCGACACGACCAACGTCCGGGCACTGCGCCAGATCGGTGCCGCCGATGCCGTCACCGCCGTCGTGTGCATCGGCACCGGCATCGAGGCGAGCGTCCTCACCACCGCGGCACTCGCCGACCTCGGCGTGAAGAACATCTGGGCCAAGGCGATCACCGAACCGCACGGCCACATCCTCCGTCGGGTCGGCGCGCACAACGTCGTGTTCCCCGAGGCCGACATGGGCCAACGCGTCGCCCACCTGGTGACCGGCCAACTGCTCGAGTTCCTGGCCCTCGACGAGGACTTCGTGATCGGCGAGCTGGCGGCACCCGACGAACTGATCGGTGTTCCCTTGGGCAACACGAACCTGCGCGCCCAGTACAAGGTGACCGTCGTGTGCGTGAAGCCGGCGGGCGGGCAGTTCACGTACGCCGACCGCGACACCGTGCTGTCGAAGAGCGACCTGATCGTGATCGCCGGCCACCGCGCCGACGTCGAACGCTTCAGCGAACGCGACTGA
- a CDS encoding VWA domain-containing protein, with protein MSDPQRVSEAERMRRWRLVLGGGDADGTGAGLNGDDVRIDAAMGAVYDQESQPRRGGRGSGRAGGLGKSAPRVARWLGDIRTYFPTPVVQVMQRDAIDRLDLKQLLLEPELLESIEPDLHLVTTLVELNHLLPDETRATARQVIASVLADLERRLTDRTRAAVHGALARANRTRRPRAGDVDWGRTVHANLRHYQPDYRTVIPERLVGFGRRQRSLAKDVVIAVDQSGSMADSVVYASLFGAVLAQLPALRTQLIAFDTSVTDLTPVLHDPVDVLFGVQLGGGTDIAEALGYCRRLITRPNETVLVLISDLFEGGNADLMRARVARMVQSGVRVLCLLALSDEGAPVHDQQAAADLAALGATVMSCTPDRFPDVLADALEGR; from the coding sequence GTGAGCGATCCGCAGCGGGTGTCGGAGGCCGAGCGGATGCGGCGGTGGCGGCTCGTGCTCGGTGGCGGCGACGCCGACGGCACCGGCGCCGGCCTGAACGGTGACGACGTCCGCATCGACGCCGCCATGGGCGCTGTCTACGACCAGGAGTCGCAGCCACGGCGGGGTGGTCGTGGGAGCGGCCGGGCGGGCGGTCTCGGCAAGTCGGCGCCTCGCGTCGCGCGCTGGTTGGGCGACATCCGCACCTACTTCCCGACCCCGGTGGTGCAGGTGATGCAGCGCGATGCGATCGACCGGCTCGACCTGAAGCAGCTCCTGCTCGAACCCGAGCTGCTCGAGTCGATCGAACCCGACCTGCACCTCGTCACGACGCTCGTCGAGCTCAACCACCTCTTGCCCGACGAGACGCGAGCGACGGCCCGCCAGGTGATCGCCTCCGTCCTCGCCGATCTCGAACGGCGTCTGACCGACCGCACCCGCGCCGCCGTACACGGCGCCCTGGCACGCGCCAACCGGACCCGCCGACCACGTGCCGGCGACGTCGACTGGGGTCGCACCGTGCACGCCAACCTGCGGCACTACCAGCCCGACTACCGCACCGTTATCCCCGAACGGCTCGTCGGTTTCGGTCGACGCCAGCGCAGCTTGGCGAAAGACGTTGTCATCGCTGTCGACCAGTCGGGCTCGATGGCCGACAGCGTCGTGTACGCGTCGCTGTTCGGTGCGGTGTTGGCGCAGCTGCCGGCGTTGCGGACCCAGCTGATCGCGTTCGACACCTCGGTCACCGATCTCACCCCGGTGCTGCACGATCCCGTCGACGTCCTGTTCGGCGTGCAGCTCGGTGGCGGCACCGACATCGCCGAGGCGCTCGGCTACTGCCGCCGACTGATCACCCGCCCGAACGAGACCGTGCTGGTGCTGATCAGCGACTTGTTCGAGGGCGGCAACGCCGACCTGATGCGGGCACGTGTCGCCCGGATGGTGCAGTCGGGCGTGCGGGTGTTGTGTCTGCTCGCGCTGAGCGACGAGGGTGCGCCGGTGCACGATCAGCAGGCGGCCGCCGACCTCGCCGCCCTCGGCGCGACGGTCATGAGCTGTACCCCCGACCGCTTCCCCGACGTGCTCGCCGACGCGCTCGAAGGTCGCTGA
- a CDS encoding DUF5682 family protein: MAQLHLLGIRHHGPGSARSVLAALDELAPDVVLVESPAETTAAFEWVGSEGLVPPVALLGHVLDQPHRAVFAPLASFSPEWQAIRWANEHRVPVEAIDLPLANTLAGGPDDERLTDAGGAPVDPLGALAAAAGEPDAERWWEDVIEHRGDGLPAFEAVAEAMAAVRSGTITSTGEEQREAHMRKRIRAGLKEHDRVVVVCGAWHVPALDVTASGATTATADNATLRGLPKVKVAVSWVPWTHQRLATATGYGAGVRSPGWYDHVFRHPGPDGVARFFVDAAQVLRRADLSASPDHLIAATRMADALAALRQRPHAGLDEVLDAADAVMGGRPLVRRELVVGDAIGGVPDDAPQVPLARDLAKRQRSARLKPESGDTTVELDLRTPNGLRRSHLLHQLTAIGVPWGTLTDGRGSSGTFRETWELAWRPEWSIRIIEYAGYGTTVEQAATRRLVERSGDASRLVDLASSLDLALLADLPDAVDPIVHELATRAAHDPDVGDLMAALGPLATAQRYGDVRTTDRDALASVFDGLVVRVLAGLVPACASLDDDAAALMVERLSEAQQALALVDHAARRRAYPEVLEQLAEIAGHGLVHGRATRILHDAGRWDSGTVERRLGRALSGGTPPAAGAAFVEGFLAGSGAVLVHDTDLLAVVDRWLSSLAPQAFDETVPLLRRTFGAFESAERRQLGRLVAGEQRDAVAGYGPDLDASRVDAALTTVRHLLGLAVHSSKVSSEVSS, translated from the coding sequence GTGGCGCAGCTGCACCTGCTCGGGATCCGGCACCACGGGCCGGGCTCGGCCCGGTCGGTGCTCGCCGCGCTCGACGAGCTGGCGCCCGACGTCGTCCTGGTCGAGTCGCCCGCCGAGACGACGGCAGCGTTCGAGTGGGTCGGATCCGAGGGGCTCGTCCCGCCGGTCGCACTGCTCGGCCACGTGCTCGACCAGCCACACCGGGCGGTGTTCGCCCCGCTGGCGTCGTTCAGCCCCGAGTGGCAGGCAATCCGATGGGCGAACGAGCACCGGGTTCCCGTCGAGGCGATCGACCTGCCGCTCGCCAACACCCTCGCCGGCGGTCCCGACGACGAACGGCTCACCGACGCAGGTGGGGCACCGGTCGACCCGCTCGGTGCACTCGCCGCCGCAGCCGGCGAGCCCGATGCCGAGCGGTGGTGGGAGGACGTGATCGAACACCGTGGCGACGGCCTTCCCGCGTTCGAGGCGGTCGCCGAGGCAATGGCGGCAGTCCGCTCCGGCACGATCACCTCCACTGGCGAGGAGCAGCGGGAGGCCCACATGCGCAAGCGCATCAGGGCCGGGCTGAAGGAGCACGACCGAGTGGTCGTGGTGTGCGGGGCGTGGCACGTGCCCGCCCTCGACGTCACTGCGTCGGGGGCCACGACCGCCACCGCCGACAACGCGACGCTGCGCGGACTGCCCAAGGTGAAGGTGGCGGTCAGCTGGGTGCCGTGGACCCACCAGCGGCTCGCCACGGCAACCGGCTACGGCGCCGGTGTGCGCAGCCCCGGCTGGTACGACCACGTCTTCCGCCACCCCGGCCCCGACGGCGTCGCCCGGTTCTTCGTCGACGCCGCCCAGGTGCTGCGCCGCGCCGACCTGTCCGCCTCGCCCGACCATCTGATCGCCGCGACCCGAATGGCCGACGCCCTCGCCGCTCTCCGGCAACGCCCGCACGCCGGGCTCGACGAGGTGCTCGACGCCGCCGACGCGGTGATGGGCGGCCGGCCCCTCGTGCGGCGCGAGCTCGTCGTCGGCGACGCGATCGGTGGCGTACCCGACGACGCCCCGCAGGTGCCCCTCGCCCGCGATCTCGCCAAACGGCAGCGTTCGGCGCGGCTCAAGCCCGAGTCGGGCGACACGACGGTCGAACTCGACCTCCGGACCCCGAACGGGTTGCGCCGCTCGCACCTGCTGCACCAGCTGACCGCGATCGGGGTGCCGTGGGGCACCCTCACCGACGGCCGCGGTTCGAGCGGTACGTTCCGCGAGACCTGGGAGCTGGCGTGGCGGCCCGAGTGGTCGATCCGAATCATCGAGTACGCCGGGTACGGCACCACCGTCGAGCAGGCGGCCACCCGTCGCCTGGTCGAGCGGTCCGGCGACGCCAGCCGGCTCGTCGATCTGGCGTCGTCGCTCGACCTGGCCCTGCTGGCCGATCTCCCCGACGCCGTCGACCCGATCGTCCACGAGCTCGCGACGCGGGCGGCCCACGACCCCGACGTCGGCGACCTCATGGCGGCACTCGGCCCGCTGGCCACCGCGCAGCGGTACGGCGACGTGCGCACGACCGATCGCGATGCGCTCGCCTCGGTGTTCGACGGTCTCGTCGTCCGGGTGCTGGCCGGACTCGTGCCGGCCTGTGCCTCGCTCGACGACGACGCCGCGGCGTTGATGGTCGAACGACTCAGCGAGGCGCAGCAGGCGCTCGCCCTGGTCGACCACGCCGCTCGCCGACGTGCCTACCCGGAGGTGCTCGAGCAGCTCGCCGAGATCGCCGGGCACGGGCTGGTGCACGGCCGGGCGACCCGCATCCTGCACGACGCCGGCCGGTGGGACAGCGGCACCGTCGAGCGCCGACTCGGCCGCGCCCTCTCTGGCGGCACACCGCCGGCGGCCGGTGCTGCGTTCGTCGAGGGATTCCTGGCCGGGAGCGGTGCCGTGCTGGTGCACGACACCGACCTGCTCGCCGTGGTCGACCGCTGGCTGTCGTCGCTTGCGCCGCAGGCGTTCGACGAGACCGTGCCGCTGCTCCGGCGGACGTTCGGCGCGTTCGAGTCGGCCGAGCGACGCCAACTCGGGCGACTCGTGGCCGGTGAACAACGCGACGCCGTCGCCGGCTACGGGCCCGATCTCGACGCCTCCCGTGTCGACGCCGCACTCACCACGGTGCGACACCTGCTCGGTCTCGCCGTGCACTCGTCGAAGGTGTCGTCGGAGGTGTCGTCGTGA
- a CDS encoding ATP-binding protein, which translates to MGENDRDVLRPHAEVQYADELAALAEHDDRERPPNWRLSPWAVVEYLMGGTLPDGTVIAPKYVGKRRLIEVAVATLATDRALLLLGVPGTAKTWVSEHLAAAISGDSTQLVQGTAGTTEETLRYGWNYARLLAEGPTEAALVPSPIYRSMQAGAIARVEELTRMPSDVQDALVTALSEKSMPIPELDTEVLATRGFNVIATANDRDRGVNDLSAALRRRFNTVVLPLPDTADEEIAIVAQRVNELGTALALPPVPSSADEIRRVVTVFRELRDGQTADGGTSLKVPSGTLSTAEAISVVTNGLSLAAHFGSGQLSADDVAAGVVGAVVRDPTHDGVAWREYLESVVAHRDGWGDFYDACRALG; encoded by the coding sequence ATGGGTGAGAACGACCGGGATGTGTTGCGGCCGCACGCCGAGGTGCAGTACGCCGACGAGTTGGCGGCGCTGGCCGAGCACGACGATCGGGAGCGGCCGCCCAACTGGCGGCTGTCGCCGTGGGCAGTCGTCGAGTACCTGATGGGCGGCACCCTGCCCGACGGCACGGTGATCGCGCCGAAGTACGTCGGCAAGCGTCGCCTGATCGAGGTGGCGGTCGCGACCCTCGCCACCGACCGGGCGCTCCTGCTGCTCGGGGTGCCCGGCACGGCCAAGACCTGGGTGAGCGAACACCTCGCAGCAGCGATCAGCGGCGACTCGACACAGCTCGTTCAGGGCACCGCCGGCACCACCGAGGAGACCCTCCGGTACGGGTGGAACTATGCGCGGCTCCTGGCCGAGGGCCCGACCGAGGCAGCGCTCGTCCCGTCGCCGATCTACCGCTCGATGCAGGCCGGTGCGATCGCCCGCGTCGAAGAACTCACCCGCATGCCCTCCGACGTGCAGGACGCGCTCGTCACCGCGCTGAGCGAGAAGTCGATGCCGATCCCGGAGCTCGACACCGAGGTCTTGGCGACCCGCGGCTTCAACGTGATCGCCACGGCCAACGATCGCGACCGCGGTGTGAACGACCTGTCGGCTGCGCTCCGCCGACGGTTCAACACGGTCGTGCTCCCGCTGCCCGACACCGCCGACGAGGAGATCGCGATCGTCGCGCAACGCGTCAACGAGCTCGGCACGGCACTCGCGCTGCCGCCCGTGCCGTCGTCGGCCGACGAGATCCGTCGGGTCGTCACGGTCTTCCGTGAGTTGCGAGACGGCCAGACCGCCGACGGCGGCACCAGCCTCAAGGTGCCCTCGGGCACCCTGAGCACCGCCGAGGCGATCTCGGTCGTCACGAACGGGTTGTCGCTCGCCGCACACTTCGGGTCGGGGCAGTTGAGCGCCGACGACGTCGCCGCCGGTGTGGTCGGCGCCGTCGTGCGCGACCCGACCCACGACGGTGTTGCCTGGCGGGAGTACCTCGAGTCGGTCGTCGCCCATCGCGACGGCTGGGGCGACTTCTACGACGCCTGTCGCGCCCTCGGCTGA
- a CDS encoding MmcQ/YjbR family DNA-binding protein — translation MGSSEWGRIRFVDRSVHEVLADETYPTPFGVGHAGGMIEELEELALSFPEAWPDEPWGDRVVKVGKKIFVFLGDTDRPVVTVKLPESRDHALSFPEAFPTRYGLGKHGWVTIFVDVVPEEERDVLFDFVEESYRAVATKTLVKRLDAQT, via the coding sequence ATGGGGTCGAGCGAATGGGGTCGGATACGTTTCGTCGACCGCTCGGTCCACGAGGTGCTGGCCGACGAAACGTATCCGACCCCGTTCGGCGTGGGGCATGCTGGGGGGATGATCGAGGAGTTGGAGGAGCTCGCGCTGTCGTTCCCGGAGGCGTGGCCCGACGAGCCGTGGGGTGACCGGGTGGTGAAGGTCGGCAAGAAGATCTTCGTCTTCCTCGGCGACACCGATCGACCGGTCGTGACCGTCAAGCTGCCCGAGTCGCGAGACCACGCGCTCTCGTTCCCCGAGGCCTTCCCCACCCGCTACGGCCTCGGCAAACACGGCTGGGTCACGATCTTCGTCGACGTCGTTCCGGAGGAGGAGCGAGACGTCCTGTTCGATTTCGTCGAGGAGTCGTACCGCGCCGTCGCCACCAAGACCCTCGTCAAACGCCTCGACGCCCAGACCTGA
- a CDS encoding GNAT family N-acetyltransferase — translation MHLAERLSLPEGYAARPYAGAADHAAMAALLTEYRLVTGDPETVTTEQLDQSYAHLTDCDPDLDIALVERDGTLVAYTRPVHHDLEQTTDLIVFVPTLPTHFGADLFHGLADGCEAHLRKWITERPARYRGYADHPGPGVTPTDGEAAWLEARGYEPTEWSASLRRPNLDDIPDLPLPDGIEVRPVQPEQMREIVAAHHECFRGEWDFTEITEREFAHVIDDPSRDETLWQVAWDGDTIVGQVKPFINPEENAARGYRRGYTEYISTHRDYRNRGIAGALLARALVAVRDRGMTEAVLGVDTNNPGGAFQLYTKLGFELQTYEAIYTKPA, via the coding sequence ATGCATCTGGCGGAGCGGTTGTCACTTCCGGAGGGGTACGCGGCTCGGCCGTATGCCGGCGCAGCCGACCATGCGGCGATGGCGGCACTGCTCACCGAGTACCGGCTCGTCACGGGCGACCCCGAGACGGTCACCACCGAGCAACTCGACCAGAGCTACGCCCATCTCACCGATTGCGACCCCGACCTCGACATCGCCCTCGTCGAACGCGACGGAACGCTGGTCGCCTACACCCGGCCGGTCCACCACGACCTCGAACAGACGACCGACCTGATCGTGTTCGTCCCGACCCTGCCGACGCACTTCGGTGCCGACCTCTTCCACGGGCTCGCCGACGGCTGCGAGGCGCACCTCCGCAAATGGATCACCGAGCGACCCGCCCGCTACCGCGGCTACGCCGACCATCCCGGCCCCGGCGTCACGCCGACCGACGGTGAGGCGGCCTGGCTCGAAGCACGCGGCTACGAACCGACCGAATGGAGCGCCTCGCTCCGTCGGCCGAACCTCGACGACATCCCCGACCTGCCCCTGCCCGACGGGATCGAGGTCCGGCCGGTGCAACCGGAGCAGATGCGTGAGATCGTCGCCGCCCACCACGAGTGCTTCCGAGGCGAATGGGACTTCACCGAGATCACCGAGCGCGAGTTCGCCCACGTCATCGACGATCCGAGCCGCGACGAGACCCTGTGGCAGGTGGCGTGGGACGGCGACACCATCGTCGGCCAGGTGAAGCCCTTCATCAACCCAGAGGAGAACGCAGCGCGCGGCTACCGGCGCGGCTACACCGAGTACATCTCGACGCACCGCGACTACCGCAACCGCGGCATCGCCGGTGCACTCCTCGCCCGGGCGCTGGTCGCCGTTCGCGACCGCGGCATGACCGAAGCGGTGCTCGGCGTCGACACCAACAATCCCGGTGGTGCCTTCCAGCTCTACACCAAGCTCGGCTTCGAGCTCCAGACCTACGAAGCCATCTACACCAAGCCTGCCTGA